A portion of the Lysinibacillus timonensis genome contains these proteins:
- the rfbB gene encoding dTDP-glucose 4,6-dehydratase translates to MSTFLITGGAGFIGSNYLNYIVNKYPSYQYINLDLLTYAGNLENISELKQYTNYNFVHGSICDRQLIEYLFQKFKIDGIIHFAAESHVDNSIKNPDAFIKTNVNGTFTLLEVARNFWMDAPNKYKKGLEHARFLHISTDEVFGSLGDEGLFTETTPYAPNSPYSASKAASDMLVRSYYQTYGMNVVTTNCSNNYGPMQHDEKLIPTIIRKALALESIPIYGFGLNIRDWLYVEDHCHAIELVYYNGKPGESYLIGGNNEKTNIEIVNTICMILDEKMQDYLNSKGIGSFKELITFVQDRAGHDFRYAIDASKIRRELDWKPIISFDEGLRRTVSYYLNKFTGNI, encoded by the coding sequence ATGTCAACTTTTTTAATTACTGGTGGTGCAGGATTCATTGGCTCAAACTACCTTAATTATATAGTTAATAAATATCCTTCATATCAGTATATTAATTTAGATTTATTAACTTATGCAGGGAATCTTGAAAATATAAGCGAATTAAAACAATATACAAATTACAATTTTGTTCATGGTAGTATATGTGATAGACAATTAATAGAGTACTTATTTCAGAAATTCAAAATTGATGGTATAATCCATTTTGCAGCAGAATCACATGTAGATAATTCTATTAAAAATCCTGATGCATTTATTAAAACCAATGTAAATGGAACGTTTACTTTATTAGAAGTGGCAAGAAATTTTTGGATGGATGCCCCGAATAAATATAAAAAGGGTTTAGAACATGCACGTTTCCTTCATATTTCTACAGATGAGGTTTTTGGTAGTCTTGGGGATGAAGGGTTGTTTACAGAAACTACTCCCTATGCCCCAAACAGTCCCTATTCTGCTAGTAAAGCTGCATCAGACATGCTAGTTCGTAGTTATTATCAAACCTATGGTATGAATGTTGTCACAACTAACTGTTCCAATAATTATGGGCCAATGCAACACGACGAAAAGTTAATTCCGACAATTATTCGTAAAGCATTAGCCCTTGAGTCTATTCCAATTTATGGATTTGGATTGAACATACGTGACTGGTTATATGTAGAAGATCATTGTCATGCGATTGAATTGGTTTATTATAATGGAAAACCAGGAGAAAGCTATTTAATAGGTGGAAACAATGAAAAAACAAATATTGAAATTGTAAATACAATATGTATGATTTTAGATGAGAAAATGCAAGATTACCTAAATTCAAAAGGAATAGGTTCTTTTAAAGAATTAATTACATTTGTACAAGATCGTGCTGGTCATGATTTCCGATATGCAATTGATGCAAGTAAAATACGTAGAGAGCTTGATTGGAAGCCAATTATTTCTTTTGATGAAGGTTTGAGAAGGACTGTATCATACTATTTAAATAAATTTACAGGAAACATATAA
- the rfbA gene encoding glucose-1-phosphate thymidylyltransferase RfbA — protein MKGILLAGGTGSRLFPLTKSISKQLLPVYDKPMIYYPLSVLMLAGIREICVITTEHDYPLYVRLLGNGSQFGITLNYKLQNNPNGIAEAFILAEEFIGNDSVCLILGDNIFYGQGFTPVLRKVAAIDEGAVVFGYAVKDPERFGVVEFDKYKRAISIEEKPPKPKSNYAVTGLYFYDNSVVDFAKSLKPSARGELEITDINKIYLLKHQLNVELLGRGFTWLDTGTFSSLLEAGQFVETIEKRQGLKIACLEEIAYNQKWITTEQLQKIANLYKNNSYGDYLLKLVGESYDKI, from the coding sequence TTGAAGGGAATACTATTAGCAGGTGGTACAGGCTCCAGACTTTTTCCGTTAACAAAATCTATTTCAAAACAACTTTTACCTGTTTATGATAAACCGATGATATATTATCCTTTATCTGTTCTTATGCTTGCTGGAATTAGGGAAATTTGTGTTATTACTACTGAACATGATTATCCTTTATACGTTAGATTACTTGGAAACGGCTCTCAGTTTGGAATTACTTTGAATTATAAATTACAGAATAATCCTAATGGAATAGCTGAAGCCTTTATTTTAGCGGAAGAGTTTATAGGAAATGATTCGGTTTGTTTAATTCTAGGAGATAATATTTTTTACGGGCAAGGATTTACACCAGTTTTAAGAAAAGTGGCAGCAATAGACGAAGGTGCTGTTGTTTTTGGTTATGCTGTAAAAGACCCTGAACGATTTGGAGTTGTAGAATTTGATAAGTATAAAAGAGCAATTTCAATTGAAGAAAAACCTCCAAAACCAAAATCAAATTATGCTGTGACAGGTCTTTATTTTTATGATAATTCCGTTGTTGACTTCGCAAAATCGCTTAAACCTTCCGCACGCGGAGAACTTGAAATCACTGATATTAATAAAATATATCTTCTAAAACATCAGTTAAATGTTGAGTTACTTGGTCGAGGTTTTACATGGTTAGATACAGGAACTTTTAGTAGCTTATTAGAAGCAGGGCAATTTGTTGAAACAATTGAAAAAAGACAAGGGTTAAAAATAGCCTGTTTGGAAGAAATTGCTTATAATCAAAAATGGATTACTACTGAACAGTTACAGAAAATTGCTAATTTATATAAAAATAATAGTTATGGTGATTATTTACTAAAACTAGTAGGTGAAAGTTATGATAAAATTTAA
- a CDS encoding methionyl-tRNA formyltransferase encodes MRKKVALYLMTEKGRYSLKKILEKSYHVDYVVYSDYINNDESKSEEIKKLSELYNITCFERKNAPKIQEEYIIAIGWKWIINSDKVIVFHDSLLPKYRGFNPLPTALINGDKEIGVTAIIANENYDSGDIVAQKSIGINYPIKIYDAIEKIKVLYADMLEKIIELLGEYNSLPSYKQNNNEATYSLWRDDEDYKIDWTQSSEYIKRKIDAVGYPYDGAYTILNNKIYRIHDAEVVSDLPIINRTPGKIIFKEGEHPIIVCGSGLLKIYNLINEDSEDVISKIKFRSRFK; translated from the coding sequence ATGAGAAAAAAAGTTGCTCTATACTTAATGACAGAAAAGGGACGCTATAGTTTAAAAAAAATATTAGAAAAGTCTTATCATGTTGATTATGTAGTTTATAGTGATTATATTAATAATGATGAAAGTAAATCAGAAGAAATAAAAAAGTTAAGTGAATTATATAACATTACTTGTTTTGAAAGAAAAAATGCACCTAAAATTCAGGAAGAGTATATCATTGCAATTGGGTGGAAATGGATTATTAATTCAGATAAAGTGATAGTATTTCATGACTCGCTTCTTCCAAAGTATAGGGGGTTTAATCCCCTCCCGACAGCCTTAATTAATGGCGATAAAGAAATTGGAGTAACTGCAATTATTGCAAATGAAAACTATGACAGTGGTGATATTGTTGCACAAAAAAGTATTGGTATAAATTATCCAATTAAAATTTATGATGCAATTGAAAAAATAAAAGTACTATATGCAGATATGCTTGAAAAAATAATAGAATTATTAGGTGAATATAATAGTTTACCTTCATATAAACAAAATAATAATGAAGCTACTTATAGTTTATGGAGAGATGATGAAGATTATAAAATTGACTGGACACAAAGTAGTGAATATATAAAAAGAAAAATTGATGCTGTTGGTTATCCATATGATGGAGCTTATACAATTCTTAATAATAAAATATATCGAATTCACGATGCCGAAGTTGTTTCTGATTTACCTATCATAAACAGAACACCAGGTAAGATTATTTTTAAAGAGGGAGAACATCCCATAATAGTTTGTGGATCTGGACTACTTAAAATTTATAATTTAATAAACGAGGATTCAGAAGATGTGATTTCTAAAATTAAATTTAGAAGTAGATTTAAATAA
- the istA gene encoding IS21 family transposase: MLYIDIHRLHERNLRVSQIARELKIARNTVYKYLNLTFEEAVEEFGPIDRKKKLDPYRDWIVNWLQEHPSMSGAQVLDWLQERFPKIEVGESTVRRYVNEMREIYQIEKTADPREYEAVAEQPPGKQMQVDWGQTIQKTSQKKEVKLYFIAFVLAHSRHKYMEWQDRPFTTRDTIRCHDHAFRYFEGVTEEIVYDQDNLIAVSENSGDLILTKEFQQYVNERKFKIYLCRKADPESKGKIENVVKYVKKNFAIHRVFSTIEDWNEKAWKWLDRTGNYKVHHTTKKRPFEVFLLEKQHLRKISSPLSFSESNHIEIITRNVNKDNTIRFESNRYSVPIGTYTKCPQVKLHSDGQQLIIVDGSTGEIIAKHTMSLEKGKLIKNPNHARDRSKSIDTLKQHVLTLFPSEESKHYIEEICHTYGRYRRDQLLLLQKVAEENPEWVPTALEKCIREKLYSANAFRDVVDYLKRQQTKPIPEIPVDSTKSVSISVETRDLKAYVQRMGGRVNE; the protein is encoded by the coding sequence GTGTTATATATTGATATTCATCGTTTACATGAAAGGAATTTAAGAGTTTCGCAAATTGCAAGAGAGTTAAAAATTGCACGTAATACAGTGTATAAGTATTTGAATCTGACATTTGAAGAGGCGGTAGAAGAATTTGGACCTATTGACCGAAAGAAAAAATTAGATCCCTATCGGGATTGGATCGTGAATTGGTTACAAGAACATCCAAGTATGAGTGGCGCACAGGTTTTAGATTGGCTACAAGAACGGTTTCCTAAAATTGAAGTGGGAGAAAGTACTGTTCGACGTTATGTCAATGAAATGAGAGAAATCTATCAGATTGAAAAAACAGCCGACCCAAGAGAGTATGAGGCCGTCGCCGAGCAACCACCAGGGAAACAAATGCAAGTCGATTGGGGGCAAACGATTCAAAAAACTTCTCAGAAGAAAGAAGTCAAACTCTATTTCATTGCCTTTGTATTGGCTCATTCTCGTCATAAGTATATGGAATGGCAAGACCGACCATTTACTACACGCGATACGATTCGTTGTCATGATCATGCATTTCGTTATTTTGAAGGGGTGACAGAAGAAATCGTTTATGATCAAGACAATCTCATCGCGGTTAGCGAAAATTCAGGAGATCTTATTTTAACAAAGGAATTCCAACAGTATGTAAATGAAAGGAAATTTAAGATTTATCTTTGTCGAAAAGCAGACCCTGAATCCAAAGGGAAAATTGAAAACGTTGTGAAATATGTGAAGAAGAATTTCGCTATTCATCGTGTCTTTTCAACTATTGAAGATTGGAATGAAAAAGCATGGAAATGGCTGGATCGAACGGGAAACTACAAAGTGCATCATACAACAAAAAAGAGACCTTTCGAAGTGTTTCTCCTGGAAAAGCAACACTTAAGAAAGATCTCCTCACCGCTTTCGTTTTCAGAAAGCAACCATATAGAAATTATAACAAGGAATGTGAATAAGGACAACACGATTCGTTTCGAATCCAATCGTTATTCCGTTCCGATAGGGACGTACACTAAATGTCCTCAAGTGAAGCTCCATAGTGATGGACAACAGCTAATTATAGTGGATGGATCTACGGGTGAAATTATTGCGAAGCATACAATGAGTTTAGAAAAAGGAAAACTGATTAAAAATCCGAACCATGCGCGTGATCGTTCTAAATCGATTGATACGTTAAAACAACATGTGCTTACTTTATTTCCAAGTGAAGAATCTAAACATTATATTGAAGAAATTTGTCATACATACGGGCGTTATCGTCGCGATCAATTACTACTTTTACAAAAAGTAGCTGAAGAGAATCCTGAATGGGTTCCTACTGCGCTTGAAAAATGTATCCGTGAAAAATTGTATAGTGCAAATGCATT
- a CDS encoding flagellin gives MRINHNIAALNTNRQLGIANNNQAKSMEKLSSGLRINRAGDDAAGLAISEKMRAQVRGLDQASSNAQDGISLIQTAEGALNETHSILQRMRELAVQASNDTNTDTDRKELQKEITQLTEEIDRIANTTEFNTKKLLNGDLSGVNSSAATKNLDSVSSDIFASADFATTSTATVDNTYNFEISSASGTTYTISWADSNGATGTTKVAATATSFIVGSATAGAKIELKAALGTGASTMTNNIGEEGTVTTRKAKTDLTDESLTYQIGANSSQTMRVSIENMDSASLNVNKIDVTSSQKAEASITAINNAIESVSSQRSKLGAFQNRLEHTINNLGTSSENLTAAESRIRDVDMAKEMMNQTKESILAQASQAMLAQANQKPQAVLQLLQ, from the coding sequence ATGAGAATTAATCACAATATTGCCGCATTAAACACAAACCGTCAACTTGGTATTGCAAACAATAACCAAGCGAAATCTATGGAAAAATTATCTTCAGGTTTACGTATCAACCGTGCAGGAGATGACGCTGCAGGTTTAGCAATCTCTGAAAAAATGCGTGCACAAGTACGTGGTTTAGACCAAGCTTCATCAAACGCACAAGATGGTATCTCTTTAATTCAAACAGCTGAAGGTGCATTAAATGAAACACACTCAATTCTTCAACGTATGCGTGAATTAGCTGTTCAAGCTTCAAACGATACTAACACAGATACTGACCGTAAAGAATTACAAAAAGAAATTACACAATTAACTGAGGAAATCGATCGTATTGCAAATACAACAGAATTTAATACTAAAAAGTTATTAAATGGTGATTTAAGTGGTGTAAATTCAAGTGCTGCAACTAAAAATCTTGATTCAGTAAGCAGTGACATCTTTGCATCAGCTGATTTTGCAACTACATCTACTGCAACTGTTGATAACACATATAATTTTGAGATTTCGTCTGCATCAGGTACTACTTATACAATTTCATGGGCTGATTCTAATGGTGCAACTGGTACTACAAAAGTTGCTGCAACAGCTACAAGTTTCATTGTTGGTTCTGCCACTGCAGGTGCAAAAATCGAACTTAAAGCTGCATTAGGCACTGGTGCTTCAACAATGACGAATAATATTGGTGAAGAAGGAACAGTTACAACACGTAAGGCTAAAACTGATCTTACTGATGAATCATTAACATATCAAATTGGTGCCAACTCATCTCAAACAATGCGTGTCTCAATCGAAAATATGGATTCAGCTTCATTAAATGTAAATAAAATTGATGTAACTTCTTCTCAAAAAGCGGAAGCATCTATTACTGCAATTAATAATGCTATTGAATCAGTATCTAGTCAACGTTCAAAACTAGGTGCATTCCAAAATCGTTTAGAGCATACAATAAATAATTTAGGTACGTCTTCTGAGAACCTAACTGCTGCAGAATCTCGTATCCGTGATGTTGATATGGCGAAAGAAATGATGAATCAAACTAAAGAATCAATTCTTGCTCAAGCTTCTCAAGCAATGCTTGCACAAGCTAACCAAAAACCACAAGCAGTTCTTCAATTACTACAATAA
- the rffA gene encoding dTDP-4-amino-4,6-dideoxygalactose transaminase translates to MIKFNIPPVTGKELEYITDVIESRHLAGDGKYTKLCNEWLEKTTGTKKALLTTSCTHALEIAALLLDVQPGDEIIMPSYTFVSTANAFVLRGAKIVFVDIRPDTMNIDETKIEAAITERTKVIVPIHYAGVGCEMDTIMEIANRHNLFVVEDAAQGLMSEYKGKMLGTIGHLGTYSFHASKNFISGEGGALLINSEKFIERAEIIREKGTNRSQFYRGEVDKYTWKDIGSSYLPSELNAAYLYSQFESIDKISKDRLNTWNYYYKRLEELTSEGINLPFVPEYCIQNSHIFYIKTENIRVRSQLLKFLKGKGIEGTFHFIPLHTSPAGKKYGRFNGSDEFTTQESERLLRLPIYYSMKRSDQDYIIDSLKKGIKEL, encoded by the coding sequence ATGATAAAATTTAATATTCCTCCAGTAACAGGAAAAGAATTGGAATATATTACGGATGTAATTGAATCCAGACATTTAGCTGGAGATGGGAAATATACAAAACTATGTAATGAATGGTTAGAAAAAACAACTGGAACTAAAAAAGCATTATTAACTACAAGTTGTACACATGCACTAGAAATAGCAGCACTATTATTAGATGTGCAACCTGGTGATGAAATTATTATGCCATCATATACTTTTGTTTCCACTGCAAACGCTTTTGTACTAAGAGGTGCAAAGATTGTTTTTGTTGATATTCGTCCAGATACTATGAATATTGATGAAACAAAAATTGAAGCTGCTATAACTGAGAGAACAAAAGTCATTGTCCCGATTCACTATGCTGGTGTTGGTTGTGAAATGGATACAATTATGGAAATTGCCAACCGCCATAATTTATTTGTTGTTGAAGATGCTGCTCAAGGATTAATGTCTGAATATAAAGGGAAAATGCTTGGTACTATAGGTCATTTAGGTACTTATAGTTTCCATGCATCGAAAAATTTCATTTCTGGTGAGGGTGGAGCATTACTAATTAACAGTGAAAAATTTATAGAACGGGCTGAAATTATTCGCGAAAAGGGGACAAATCGCTCACAATTTTATCGTGGAGAAGTTGATAAGTATACTTGGAAAGACATTGGTTCTTCGTACTTACCTAGCGAATTAAATGCTGCTTACTTATATTCTCAATTTGAAAGTATAGATAAAATTAGTAAAGATAGGTTAAATACATGGAATTACTACTATAAACGTTTGGAAGAGTTAACAAGTGAAGGAATAAACCTACCATTCGTCCCAGAATATTGTATTCAGAATAGTCACATTTTTTATATCAAAACAGAAAATATTAGAGTTCGTTCTCAATTATTAAAATTTCTTAAGGGGAAGGGAATAGAAGGAACATTTCATTTTATTCCGTTGCACACATCTCCGGCAGGAAAAAAATATGGTAGATTTAATGGGAGTGATGAATTTACCACGCAAGAATCTGAAAGACTATTAAGATTACCAATATACTATTCTATGAAAAGAAGCGATCAAGATTATATAATTGATAGTTTAAAAAAGGGCATAAAAGAATTATGA
- a CDS encoding TDP-N-acetylfucosamine:lipid II N-acetylfucosaminyltransferase translates to MTKRLSICMIVKDEEKNLRRCLDSLKPLLETDFVELIVVDTGSKDKTVEIAKEYTNRIYYHQWNNNFSDMRNISISYAKGNWILILDADEKISNINNLILLLEQKNLNQYNTVQFQINNILSMNEDIINTTTSERMFKNDGDFCYFGSVHNQPNLKRPILRSDIHIIHYGYINDDKDLMEKKFQRTATLLKEELKEDPKNIYYRFQLSRSFLMHGDTYEAYEEIKHAYNLVKLEQANKLKMYYYVYVELARVSFIIKRYQETVKICKEALMIKPNYIDFYYYLGYAHFNLKEYDEGIIALKKYFSLIQNYQDSLDEITSVELYTVNTRSKNLTALRLSQHLYNEGFYSESLTYAKIIDDKDLQNELFIKNLLKQKEFEKVVKLYNEVIDNNKFYFINKVEEEKKSLGEEDKKLLEVKFSEIQDSYGKLNLIRATKENRKKLILDFMNTEDVMEFSEQIILEYINYLIESSYLNRFFKKIDSLTIKKIVKVLIDKEDKMDYFMNILHNDFRFNDYQNNRIYLAIANVIMLSKIENRESTSEHIGKIFLEYINRGINYIKYVYNINHIRINYNTIINKEEKFLVLMYLAYEYADKGDYRLFFKYVNEATNNYPYLSKLIPEVLKKVYIKKAQNFVDSGEFLQAVETYEDIININVSGKEECISTIKYLEKKYRAQILEQLSNASVNKKIKGNYLFENVHLMIDSPYSENFIRFVNKHYNNSHHKFILVTNDGKCKFIKKNDKNLQLFSFKDKNTIIEILKNSNKIFVHFLLDYFCELISLPEIEGDIYWSIWGSDLYSTIDYQLYGTNTNEFLLSNSIPHISESVSFSVIRRRAIRKLNVILTNLPYEFDLVNKNFLTVARHERFIYPTLISNLYKNDQYKEKSCKKNKDHYTFLIGNSGDPSNNHFEVFNLLKKFSHHSKFKLIVPLSYGEPKYIEKLIEKGKEMFGDNFIPLTDFLPEQSYIEVLNEVDVAIMNHYRQQALGNIIVLLSLGKKIYLNDKSPVFQMLNERDFNIFEINKLENIQFNDLVKYNFDYKHNREKIIKEHIDSNIIKFNLEILFK, encoded by the coding sequence ATGACTAAAAGACTAAGTATTTGTATGATTGTAAAAGATGAAGAGAAAAATCTACGCAGATGTCTAGACAGCTTAAAACCATTATTAGAAACAGATTTTGTAGAGTTAATTGTTGTTGATACAGGATCTAAAGATAAAACTGTGGAAATAGCAAAAGAGTATACAAATCGAATTTATTACCATCAATGGAATAATAACTTTTCAGATATGAGAAATATATCGATATCATATGCTAAAGGTAATTGGATATTGATTCTAGATGCTGACGAAAAGATAAGTAATATTAATAACTTGATCTTGCTGTTGGAACAAAAGAATCTAAATCAATATAATACCGTTCAGTTTCAAATCAACAATATTCTCTCAATGAATGAAGATATTATTAATACAACTACTTCGGAAAGAATGTTTAAAAATGATGGTGACTTTTGTTACTTTGGTTCAGTGCATAACCAACCAAATCTAAAAAGGCCAATTTTACGAAGTGATATACATATAATACATTATGGATATATAAATGATGATAAAGATTTGATGGAAAAAAAGTTTCAAAGAACTGCAACCCTACTAAAAGAAGAGCTTAAAGAAGATCCAAAAAATATTTATTATAGATTTCAGCTATCACGATCATTTTTAATGCACGGTGATACTTATGAAGCTTATGAGGAAATAAAGCATGCATATAATCTAGTAAAGTTAGAACAAGCTAATAAATTAAAGATGTACTATTACGTATATGTCGAACTTGCGAGAGTTAGTTTTATAATTAAAAGATATCAAGAAACAGTGAAAATTTGTAAAGAAGCGCTCATGATAAAGCCAAACTATATTGATTTTTATTATTATCTTGGGTATGCGCATTTTAATCTGAAAGAGTATGATGAAGGAATTATAGCATTAAAAAAATATTTCAGTCTTATTCAAAATTATCAAGATAGTTTAGATGAAATTACATCTGTTGAACTTTACACTGTAAATACACGTTCAAAAAATTTGACAGCATTAAGATTATCACAACATTTGTATAATGAGGGATTCTATTCTGAATCATTAACCTATGCTAAAATAATCGACGATAAAGATTTACAAAACGAACTTTTTATTAAAAATCTATTAAAACAAAAAGAGTTTGAAAAAGTAGTAAAATTATACAATGAAGTTATAGACAATAATAAGTTTTACTTTATTAATAAAGTTGAAGAAGAGAAAAAGTCTTTAGGGGAAGAAGATAAAAAATTATTAGAAGTGAAGTTTTCTGAGATACAAGATAGTTATGGAAAGTTAAATCTTATACGTGCTACTAAAGAAAACCGAAAAAAGTTAATTCTCGATTTCATGAATACTGAGGATGTAATGGAATTTTCAGAACAAATTATTTTGGAATATATTAATTACTTGATTGAAAGTAGTTATTTAAATAGATTTTTCAAAAAAATTGATAGCTTGACAATTAAGAAAATAGTTAAAGTGTTGATTGATAAAGAAGATAAAATGGACTATTTTATGAATATTTTACATAATGATTTTAGATTTAATGATTACCAAAATAATAGAATATATCTTGCGATTGCCAATGTTATTATGTTATCAAAAATTGAAAACAGAGAAAGTACAAGTGAACATATTGGTAAAATTTTCCTAGAGTATATTAATAGAGGAATTAACTATATTAAATACGTATATAACATAAATCATATTCGAATAAATTATAATACAATTATTAATAAAGAGGAAAAGTTCCTAGTCTTGATGTATTTGGCATATGAGTATGCCGATAAAGGAGATTACAGATTATTTTTTAAATATGTAAATGAAGCTACTAATAATTATCCATACTTATCAAAGCTGATTCCAGAAGTTTTAAAAAAAGTTTATATAAAGAAAGCACAAAATTTTGTAGATAGTGGTGAATTTCTTCAAGCAGTTGAAACCTACGAGGATATCATTAATATAAATGTATCTGGTAAAGAAGAATGTATATCTACAATAAAATATCTAGAAAAAAAATATAGGGCTCAGATATTAGAACAGTTATCTAATGCAAGTGTAAATAAAAAAATTAAAGGTAATTATTTATTTGAAAATGTTCATTTAATGATAGATAGTCCATATAGTGAAAATTTTATTAGGTTTGTTAATAAACATTACAATAATAGTCACCATAAATTTATATTAGTTACAAATGACGGTAAATGTAAATTTATAAAGAAAAATGATAAAAACCTGCAGTTATTTTCCTTTAAAGATAAAAATACTATAATTGAAATACTAAAAAATAGTAATAAAATCTTCGTTCATTTTTTACTCGACTATTTTTGTGAATTAATTTCACTTCCGGAAATAGAGGGGGATATATATTGGTCAATATGGGGTAGTGATTTATATAGCACTATTGATTATCAACTCTATGGTACAAATACGAATGAATTTTTGCTTTCAAACAGTATTCCACATATTTCAGAAAGCGTCTCTTTCTCTGTGATTAGAAGAAGAGCAATTAGAAAGTTGAATGTTATATTAACAAATCTTCCATATGAATTTGATTTGGTTAATAAAAATTTTTTAACTGTAGCTCGTCATGAAAGGTTTATTTACCCTACTTTGATTAGCAATTTATATAAAAATGATCAATATAAAGAGAAAAGTTGTAAAAAAAATAAAGATCATTACACATTTTTAATTGGAAATTCTGGAGATCCATCTAATAATCATTTTGAAGTATTTAATTTATTGAAAAAGTTCTCACATCATTCTAAGTTTAAGTTGATAGTACCATTATCATATGGGGAACCGAAATATATAGAAAAGTTAATTGAAAAAGGTAAAGAAATGTTTGGAGATAATTTTATTCCACTTACAGATTTTTTACCTGAACAGAGTTATATTGAGGTTTTGAATGAGGTAGATGTGGCTATTATGAATCATTATAGACAACAAGCTTTAGGTAATATAATTGTTTTACTAAGTTTAGGAAAGAAGATTTATTTAAACGATAAGTCTCCTGTTTTCCAAATGTTAAATGAAAGGGATTTTAACATATTTGAAATAAATAAATTGGAAAATATTCAATTTAATGATTTAGTAAAATATAATTTTGATTACAAGCATAATAGAGAAAAAATAATTAAAGAACATATAGATTCAAATATAATTAAATTTAATTTAGAAATATTATTTAAGTGA
- the csrA gene encoding carbon storage regulator CsrA has protein sequence MLILSRKVGETIWIGEEVEIFISEVKGEQVKIGIRAPRNINIIRGELRQDVSTSNTESVVKNLNLFNDENNRK, from the coding sequence ATGCTTATCTTATCACGCAAAGTTGGCGAAACCATTTGGATTGGGGAAGAGGTTGAAATATTTATTTCTGAAGTTAAAGGTGAACAAGTAAAGATAGGTATTCGAGCTCCTAGAAATATTAATATTATCCGCGGTGAATTAAGGCAAGATGTATCTACATCAAATACGGAATCAGTTGTGAAAAATTTAAATTTATTTAATGATGAAAATAATAGAAAATAA